A window of the Ipomoea triloba cultivar NCNSP0323 chromosome 14, ASM357664v1 genome harbors these coding sequences:
- the LOC116004516 gene encoding ubiquitin carboxyl-terminal hydrolase 24-like: protein MRGAQPFKVFSKENSKNTSGSTEKASIPVIFSQENGSIGGSDLGYHSTAQEVKPCNKAHQLLSSKGASVTPNESSIKQESTVNVTNLSTSLDGVSLDESKDFSVGNCRQNVVKASNGPVNTIRYLLPRGLVNLGNLCFLNATLQALLSCAPFVQLLQELRTREIPESGYSTLRAFVEFISDFDMPLKLNLKRKDPVFIETGKPFRPLMFESVLKSSTPDVPNSLTGRPRQEDAQEFLSFIMHQMHDELLKLEGQLPNGVGRNSSLVSSVHVDDDENWETVGPRNKTAITRTQSFVPSKLSQIFGGQLKSIVKARVGCKVPADMRMIEILSDQLRDDQAILTG from the exons ATGAG GGGAGCTCAACCATTCAAGGTTTTTAGTAAGGAGAACTCCAAAAATACTTCTGGCAGTACTGAAAAAGCATCAATACCAGTAATCTTCTCACAAGAAAATGGAAGCATAGGTGGTTCAGATCTGGGTTACCATAGTACTGCCCAAGAAGTGAAACCTTGCAACAAAGCACATCAGTTGTTGAGTTCTAAAGGTGCTTCTGTCACACCAAACGAATCAAGTATAAAGCAGGAATCAACTGTGAATGTGACTAACTTATCAACCTCCTTGGATGGGGTTTCATTGGATGAATCAAAGGACTTTAGTGTAGGGAATTGCAGACAAAATGTTGTAAAAGCATCAAATGGGCCTGTTAATACAATTAGATATTTACTACCTCGAGGTTTAGTGAACTTGGGCAACCTGTGCTTTCTCAATGCGACCCTTCAGGCCCTGCTTTCTTGTGCTCCATTTGTTCAACTCTTGCAGGAACTTAGAACTCGTGAGATACCGGAG AGTGGGTATTCTACGTTGCGTGCATTTGTTGAGTTTATCTCTGATTTCGATATGCCcctcaaattaaatttgaagagAAAAGATCCGGTATTTATAGAGACTGGGAAGCCTTTCCGCCCTCTGATGTTTGAATCAGTTTTGAAAAGTTCCACTCCAGATGTCCCAAACAGCTTGACTGGCAGACCAAG GCAAGAAGATGCTCAAGAATTCCTCAGTTTTATTATGCATCAGATGCATGATGAATTGCTGAAATTAGAAGGTCAGTTGCCAAATGGTGTTGGAAGGAACTCCTCTTTGGTTTCATCTGTACATgtggatgatgatgaaaattgggAAACTGTTGGCCCACGGAATAAGACTGCAATTACCAGGACACAGAGCTTTGTCCCTTCAAAATTAAGTCAAATTTTTGGTGGTCAGTTGAAGAGCATTGTGAAGGCAAGAG TGGGTTGCAAAGTTCCAGCAGATATGAGAATGATAGAGATTTTGAGTGATCAACTGCGTGATGACCAGGCAATTCTTACAG GTTGA